Proteins found in one Pseudomonas marvdashtae genomic segment:
- a CDS encoding TetR/AcrR family transcriptional regulator → MNQPSVISPGARGPVDHDIRDQIVAAANEHFSQYGYGKTTVSDLAKAIGFSKAYIYKFFDSKQAIGEAICANCLSTIVAAVEKAINEEGLSATERFRRLVKTVVATGVDLFFNDRKLYDIAAFSASEHWPSSQVYNAQIKSFVLQIVREGRELGEFERKTPLDETVDAIHLALRPFVNPLLLQYNLDFVEQAPTLTSNLILRSLMP, encoded by the coding sequence ATGAACCAGCCATCAGTTATTTCCCCCGGCGCTCGCGGCCCAGTCGATCACGACATTCGAGATCAGATCGTCGCGGCAGCCAATGAACATTTCAGCCAGTATGGCTATGGCAAGACCACGGTTTCCGACCTGGCCAAGGCCATCGGCTTTTCCAAGGCGTACATCTACAAATTCTTCGATTCCAAGCAGGCGATCGGCGAAGCCATCTGTGCCAATTGCCTGTCGACTATCGTTGCGGCCGTCGAGAAGGCCATCAACGAAGAGGGCCTGTCAGCAACGGAGCGTTTTCGTCGGCTGGTCAAGACCGTGGTGGCCACTGGGGTGGACCTGTTCTTCAACGACCGCAAACTTTATGACATCGCGGCGTTTTCGGCCTCGGAGCACTGGCCCAGTTCGCAGGTCTACAACGCGCAGATCAAAAGCTTCGTGCTGCAGATTGTCCGCGAAGGGCGTGAGCTCGGCGAGTTCGAGCGCAAGACACCGCTGGACGAAACCGTAGATGCCATTCACCTGGCCCTGCGGCCATTCGTCAATCCGCTGCTGCTGCAATACAACCTCGATTTCGTCGAGCAAGCCCCCACGCTCACCTCCAATCTCATCCTGCGCAGCCTGATGCCCTGA
- a CDS encoding diaminobutyrate--2-oxoglutarate transaminase — translation MSASSNVTAGGAQQLRLLHTGLSSPYCLDPTPLLERQQQQESNARSYPRRIPLVLERAYGIYVQDSRGQVFVDCLAGAGTLALGHNHPVIIEAITQVMAAGVPMHTLDLMTPVKDAFVQEIFACLPSEFARNARIQFCGPSGADAVEAALKLTRTATGRHSVLAFEGAYHGMTLGTLAISGNLSPKNALGALMPGVQRLPFPHDYRCPFGVAGDQAVTLNVRYLEHLLNDPESGVTAPAAMILEPIQGEGGVIAAPDRWLQELRRLTQAHGIPLIVDEIQCGIARSGRMFGFEQSGITPDVITLSKAIGGGLPLSVMVYNDSLDVWQPGAHAGTFRGNQLAMAAGTATLRFIRDEGLVQHAETVGAHLRNQLQALQNEFAWIGDVRGRGLMLGMEIVDPQGAPDVQGHPPADSIRAKAFQQACLKHGLIVELGGRHGATVRFLPPLIITEEEIDFVAQILFQAARSIS, via the coding sequence ATGAGTGCTTCTTCGAATGTCACAGCAGGTGGCGCGCAACAGCTACGCCTGTTGCATACCGGTCTGTCGAGCCCATACTGCCTCGATCCGACGCCGCTGCTGGAGCGTCAGCAACAGCAGGAGTCCAACGCCCGCAGTTACCCGCGGCGCATTCCCCTGGTGCTTGAAAGGGCCTATGGCATTTATGTGCAAGACAGCCGGGGGCAAGTATTCGTCGATTGCCTGGCCGGTGCCGGAACCCTGGCGCTGGGGCACAACCACCCGGTAATCATCGAAGCTATCACGCAGGTCATGGCTGCCGGTGTGCCGATGCACACACTGGACCTCATGACGCCGGTGAAGGACGCATTCGTCCAGGAAATTTTCGCCTGCCTGCCCAGCGAGTTCGCGCGTAACGCACGCATCCAGTTCTGTGGCCCGAGTGGGGCCGATGCGGTCGAGGCCGCGCTCAAGCTGACCCGTACCGCCACGGGACGCCATTCGGTCTTGGCATTCGAGGGGGCTTATCACGGGATGACCCTCGGCACCTTGGCCATCAGCGGCAACCTGTCACCAAAGAATGCCCTAGGCGCCTTGATGCCGGGTGTGCAGCGCTTGCCATTCCCTCACGATTATCGCTGCCCATTTGGTGTAGCGGGCGATCAAGCCGTTACGCTGAATGTCCGTTACCTGGAGCACTTGCTCAACGATCCGGAAAGCGGCGTAACTGCTCCGGCGGCAATGATCCTGGAACCAATCCAAGGGGAGGGCGGGGTGATCGCCGCGCCGGACCGTTGGCTGCAGGAGCTGCGCCGGTTGACCCAGGCTCATGGCATCCCGCTGATCGTCGACGAGATCCAGTGCGGCATCGCCCGTAGCGGCCGGATGTTCGGGTTCGAGCAATCGGGTATCACGCCCGACGTCATCACCCTGTCCAAAGCCATCGGAGGCGGCTTGCCGCTTTCGGTCATGGTGTATAACGACTCACTTGACGTCTGGCAGCCGGGCGCTCACGCCGGCACGTTCCGCGGCAATCAGCTGGCGATGGCGGCGGGCACTGCGACCTTGCGCTTCATCCGCGATGAAGGCCTGGTCCAGCACGCCGAAACGGTGGGCGCCCACTTGCGCAACCAACTGCAGGCGCTGCAAAACGAGTTCGCCTGGATCGGCGATGTGCGTGGGCGCGGCCTGATGCTCGGGATGGAAATCGTCGACCCACAAGGCGCCCCCGACGTGCAGGGCCATCCACCGGCGGACTCGATACGGGCCAAGGCCTTCCAGCAAGCCTGTCTTAAGCACGGCTTGATCGTTGAGCTTGGCGGGCGTCACGGCGCAACTGTGCGCTTCCTGCCGCCGCTGATCATTACCGAAGAGGAAATCGATTTCGTTGCGCAGATACTGTTTCAGGCAGCTCGCTCGATCAGCTAG
- a CDS encoding efflux transporter outer membrane subunit, which produces MPPLRPIALLMSASLMAGCAVGPDYQRPEVPLSSRYLGQSSVEHSSLEQSSASTPANWAAWWEGFDDPTLNGLVVQALEQNLDLAQASARLTQARAGLGAANAALLPSGNISGQAARAYQSVETPLGQVLDSTPGFDRYGSSYELNLGASWEIDAFGGLRRGREAALADYQASEAGVAATRLAVAAQIADTYITLRGLQSRLDIANRQVRTQQDLLEKVQLLYSKGLAASYQVRQTEGQLAQVQATVPILQTGLDAAMNAVDVLLGTPPGTHRPQLAALRDIPLAPQLTATGTPADLLRRRPDLMVAERRLAASNARIGEAVAEYYPKFSLSALLGSATAVSGGNLFSSGASQSAGVLGLRWRLFDFGRINAQIDQAKGQEAEALAAYRQSVLRATEEVENAFSALVNRETQATTLAQGETALTQARQSSFVAYQKGTASLIDVLNADDTLLRTSDAHAQARTESARAAVAAFRALGGGWQPPEELPVATR; this is translated from the coding sequence ATGCCACCCTTGCGTCCCATTGCCCTTTTGATGAGCGCCAGCTTGATGGCGGGCTGCGCGGTCGGCCCGGACTACCAGCGTCCCGAGGTCCCACTTTCGAGTCGGTACCTGGGTCAGTCTTCGGTCGAACATTCCTCGCTCGAACAGAGCTCCGCGAGCACACCGGCCAACTGGGCCGCCTGGTGGGAAGGCTTTGATGATCCCACGCTCAACGGATTGGTCGTCCAGGCTCTTGAACAGAACCTGGACCTGGCACAGGCCTCGGCGCGACTCACGCAGGCACGGGCGGGCCTCGGCGCCGCCAACGCCGCTTTACTACCGTCGGGAAACATCAGCGGCCAAGCCGCGCGCGCTTATCAGTCGGTGGAAACGCCGCTCGGCCAGGTGTTGGACTCAACGCCCGGTTTTGACCGGTACGGAAGTTCCTACGAACTCAACCTCGGCGCCAGTTGGGAGATTGACGCCTTCGGCGGCCTGCGACGCGGACGCGAAGCGGCATTGGCCGATTACCAGGCGTCCGAGGCGGGCGTCGCCGCCACGCGACTCGCCGTCGCCGCGCAAATTGCCGACACCTACATCACCTTGCGCGGATTGCAGAGCCGACTGGACATCGCGAACCGTCAAGTCAGAACGCAGCAAGACCTGCTGGAAAAAGTCCAACTGCTCTACAGCAAGGGCCTTGCCGCCAGCTATCAGGTCCGACAGACCGAAGGGCAATTGGCACAAGTGCAGGCCACGGTTCCGATATTGCAGACTGGGCTTGATGCGGCCATGAACGCAGTCGATGTCCTGCTCGGTACACCGCCAGGCACCCATCGCCCGCAATTGGCTGCACTACGGGATATTCCTCTTGCCCCGCAGCTAACGGCAACGGGAACACCGGCCGACCTGCTGCGGCGCAGGCCTGACCTGATGGTCGCGGAGCGGCGCCTCGCGGCTTCCAATGCGCGCATCGGCGAGGCCGTCGCCGAGTACTATCCGAAGTTCTCCCTCAGCGCCTTGCTCGGCAGCGCCACGGCGGTGTCCGGCGGCAATCTTTTCAGCAGCGGCGCCAGCCAGTCGGCGGGTGTGTTGGGCCTGCGCTGGAGGCTTTTCGATTTCGGCCGAATCAACGCTCAGATCGATCAGGCAAAAGGCCAGGAGGCCGAAGCGCTGGCCGCTTATCGCCAGTCCGTATTGCGCGCCACCGAAGAAGTCGAAAATGCCTTCAGCGCCTTGGTCAATCGGGAAACCCAGGCGACCACCCTCGCCCAGGGCGAAACGGCATTGACCCAGGCCCGGCAGTCATCGTTCGTTGCCTATCAGAAAGGCACCGCCAGCCTGATCGATGTGCTCAACGCCGACGACACGCTGCTGCGCACCTCCGATGCCCATGCCCAAGCACGAACGGAGTCGGCACGGGCGGCGGTCGCGGCATTTCGGGCGCTAGGTGGTGGCTGGCAACCGCCTGAAGAGCTACCCGTAGCGACAAGGTGA
- a CDS encoding multidrug effflux MFS transporter codes for MDTGNASAMAATAPHVSSQPLTGRIVALLAGLAAIGMLSTNIILPAFPVIGEELGVTARELGLTLSSFFVTFAFAQLLVGPLADRYGRKKLVLGGLAVFVAGTVIAGFATSLDLLIAGRVVQALGVCAASVLSRAIARDLFEGETLARALSLTMVATAAAPGFSPLAGSVLSVTLGWRAIFILVGLAAVVLAFFYVRDLGETHPADRRAPHSTGSVLRAYARLMMDTRFILPALSMSLLLSGLFASFAAAPAILMKGIGLTSVQAGLYFASTVFVVFAAGMAAPRLAHRHGPRTIALLGIACAMVGGGLLLVGSAEPGLGWYAVAMITFLWGMGLANPLGTAITMGPFGKEAGMASALLGFLSMGAAALTTWLASVLSFSPVTTLGAIQALTCLVALLLFVLRR; via the coding sequence ATGGACACGGGAAATGCATCGGCAATGGCCGCGACGGCGCCACACGTCTCCAGCCAACCCCTGACCGGCCGAATCGTGGCGCTGCTCGCGGGCCTCGCGGCGATCGGCATGCTCTCCACGAATATCATCCTCCCGGCCTTCCCGGTCATCGGCGAAGAACTCGGCGTGACCGCCCGCGAACTCGGCCTGACCCTCTCCAGCTTCTTCGTGACCTTTGCGTTCGCCCAATTGCTGGTCGGTCCGTTGGCCGACCGCTATGGGCGCAAGAAACTGGTGCTGGGTGGACTTGCCGTGTTCGTGGCCGGCACCGTCATCGCGGGCTTCGCCACGTCCCTCGACCTGCTGATCGCCGGACGCGTCGTCCAGGCATTGGGCGTCTGCGCAGCCTCGGTGTTGTCGCGCGCTATCGCACGGGACCTGTTCGAGGGCGAAACGTTGGCGCGCGCCCTGTCGCTGACGATGGTCGCCACCGCCGCAGCGCCAGGTTTTTCGCCCTTGGCCGGCAGCGTCCTGTCCGTCACGCTCGGATGGCGCGCCATCTTCATTCTCGTCGGATTGGCCGCCGTGGTACTGGCTTTTTTCTATGTGCGTGACCTTGGAGAAACCCATCCCGCCGACCGCCGGGCGCCGCATTCCACCGGCAGCGTGCTGCGCGCCTATGCCAGGTTGATGATGGACACGCGCTTCATTCTGCCGGCCCTGTCGATGAGCCTGCTGCTGAGCGGCTTGTTCGCCTCCTTCGCCGCCGCCCCCGCGATCCTGATGAAAGGCATCGGCCTGACGTCGGTGCAGGCTGGCTTGTACTTCGCCTCAACGGTGTTCGTCGTGTTCGCCGCCGGCATGGCGGCCCCTCGCCTGGCGCACCGCCACGGTCCGCGAACCATCGCCTTGCTGGGCATTGCCTGCGCCATGGTCGGCGGCGGTTTGCTGCTTGTTGGCTCGGCCGAGCCTGGCCTTGGCTGGTATGCGGTGGCGATGATCACGTTTCTTTGGGGCATGGGACTGGCTAATCCGCTGGGCACGGCCATCACCATGGGGCCGTTTGGCAAGGAGGCCGGGATGGCCTCCGCACTGCTGGGTTTTCTTTCCATGGGTGCGGCTGCGCTGACGACCTGGCTGGCCTCTGTGCTGAGCTTTTCACCCGTCACCACGCTGGGCGCGATCCAGGCGCTGACGTGCCTGGTCGCGCTGCTCCTGTTCGTCCTGCGGCGCTGA
- the fabF gene encoding beta-ketoacyl-ACP synthase II, which produces MKNRQDQTRIIVTGVGIVGPLGCAVEEVWKRLLAGYSGIRNLSEDIVEGTGVAVGGQVPSLEEDGIAGYDPERLIAPKDRKKMDRFIEFALVAAHEALEQAGWHPVDAIDQERTATIISSGVGGFATIAEAVRTTDSRGPRRLSPFTAPAFLANMAAGQVSIRHGFKGPLGAPVTACAAGVQAIGDAARLIRSGEADIAICGGTEAAIDRVTLGCFAAARALSTGFAERPQEASRPFDRERDGFVMAEGAGLLVIESLEHALARGAKPLAELVGYGTSADAYHLTAGPEDGNGARRAMEQALRQAGVSPAEVQHINAHATSTQVGDAGELAAIRAVFGTGSGVAITSTKSATGHLLGAAGGIEAIFTVLALRDQVVPPTLNLIHPDEAASGLDLVGLKARKMPITHALSNGFGFGGVNASVLFRRWED; this is translated from the coding sequence ATGAAAAATCGCCAAGATCAAACACGCATCATCGTCACTGGCGTCGGTATTGTCGGCCCCTTGGGCTGTGCCGTGGAAGAAGTGTGGAAGCGCCTGCTGGCTGGGTATTCCGGGATTCGCAACCTGTCCGAGGACATCGTCGAAGGAACCGGCGTTGCCGTTGGCGGGCAGGTGCCTTCCCTCGAAGAGGATGGGATTGCCGGCTACGACCCGGAACGTCTCATCGCGCCCAAGGACCGCAAGAAGATGGATCGCTTCATCGAGTTCGCCCTGGTGGCCGCTCACGAAGCCCTCGAACAAGCGGGCTGGCATCCCGTCGATGCCATCGATCAAGAGCGGACCGCGACGATCATTTCCTCGGGCGTGGGTGGGTTCGCCACGATTGCCGAGGCCGTGCGCACCACGGACAGTCGTGGCCCGCGCCGGTTGTCGCCGTTCACCGCCCCGGCTTTCCTGGCCAACATGGCGGCCGGGCAGGTGTCGATCCGGCATGGTTTCAAGGGGCCGCTTGGCGCGCCTGTCACGGCTTGCGCTGCCGGAGTGCAGGCCATCGGTGATGCCGCCAGGCTCATTCGAAGTGGCGAGGCGGACATCGCCATCTGCGGCGGCACCGAAGCGGCGATAGACCGTGTGACCTTGGGTTGTTTCGCAGCGGCCCGCGCACTGTCGACGGGGTTCGCCGAGCGCCCGCAAGAAGCTTCGCGGCCCTTCGACCGCGAGCGTGACGGTTTCGTCATGGCCGAAGGCGCCGGGCTGCTGGTGATCGAATCGCTGGAACACGCCCTGGCCCGTGGCGCCAAGCCGCTGGCGGAGCTGGTGGGTTATGGAACCAGCGCCGATGCCTATCATTTGACGGCCGGGCCGGAGGATGGCAACGGCGCACGGCGCGCCATGGAGCAGGCGCTGCGCCAGGCTGGGGTCAGCCCCGCCGAAGTGCAGCACATCAACGCCCACGCGACGTCGACCCAGGTCGGCGATGCCGGTGAACTGGCGGCGATTCGCGCGGTATTTGGCACCGGCTCGGGCGTGGCGATCACGTCGACCAAATCCGCCACCGGCCATCTCCTTGGAGCGGCGGGAGGCATTGAAGCGATCTTCACCGTCCTCGCGCTGCGCGACCAGGTCGTGCCACCGACGCTGAACCTGATTCATCCCGATGAGGCGGCCAGCGGGCTCGATCTGGTTGGTTTGAAAGCTCGGAAAATGCCGATCACCCATGCGCTGTCGAATGGCTTCGGCTTTGGTGGCGTCAACGCCAGCGTGCTGTTTCGCCGTTGGGAAGACTGA
- a CDS encoding efflux RND transporter periplasmic adaptor subunit produces MFRHRSVTLAACLLPLVLTACGESSTANDPRTLAPLVRVAEVQGSSATSRTFSGVVTARVQSDLGFRVSGKVLERLVDTGQSVKKGQPLMRLDPIDLGLQARAQQEAVAAARARAKQTADDEARYRDLVAAGAISASGYDQIKAAADTAKAQLSAAQAQADVARNASGYAVLLADADGVVMETLAEPGQVVSPGQIVVRLARAGQREAVVQLPETLRPAAGSSAQATLYGNAKQVVSAKLRLLSDSADRVTRTFEARYVLEGALANAPLGSTVTLRIAEGAQAGQALQVPIAAILDSGKGTGVWVITAEPAKVAWRPVQVLALSDDAAQVSGDLEMGERIVALGAHLLREGEAVRLAPPGDVNVAGNRP; encoded by the coding sequence ATGTTCCGGCACCGATCCGTCACCCTTGCCGCTTGCTTGTTGCCACTCGTCCTGACGGCGTGTGGCGAGTCATCCACCGCGAATGATCCGCGCACGCTTGCGCCGTTGGTGAGGGTTGCCGAAGTCCAGGGCTCGTCCGCGACTTCTCGTACATTTTCCGGTGTCGTCACGGCAAGGGTTCAGAGCGACTTGGGTTTCCGGGTGTCGGGCAAGGTGCTCGAGCGTCTGGTCGATACCGGCCAGAGTGTAAAAAAGGGACAGCCGCTCATGCGCCTGGACCCGATCGACTTGGGGTTGCAGGCGCGGGCGCAACAGGAGGCTGTCGCCGCCGCTCGGGCCAGGGCCAAGCAGACCGCTGATGACGAGGCGCGCTACCGCGACCTGGTCGCCGCCGGCGCTATTTCCGCTTCGGGGTACGACCAGATCAAGGCCGCCGCCGATACCGCCAAGGCGCAGCTCAGTGCCGCCCAGGCGCAGGCCGACGTGGCTCGCAATGCCTCCGGCTACGCCGTGCTGCTTGCTGACGCGGACGGCGTCGTGATGGAAACGCTCGCCGAGCCCGGGCAAGTCGTCAGTCCTGGGCAAATTGTGGTCCGACTCGCGCGGGCCGGACAGCGCGAAGCCGTCGTGCAGTTGCCCGAGACCCTGCGGCCGGCCGCAGGCTCCTCCGCCCAGGCGACGCTTTATGGCAACGCCAAGCAGGTGGTGAGCGCCAAGCTGAGGCTGCTGTCGGATTCGGCCGATCGGGTGACGCGTACCTTCGAGGCGCGGTATGTGCTAGAGGGCGCGCTGGCTAACGCGCCGCTGGGTTCGACGGTGACGCTTCGGATCGCCGAGGGCGCTCAAGCAGGGCAAGCACTGCAAGTGCCGATTGCCGCCATTCTCGACTCGGGCAAAGGCACCGGTGTGTGGGTCATTACCGCAGAGCCGGCGAAAGTTGCCTGGCGTCCCGTCCAGGTCCTCGCCTTGAGCGACGATGCCGCACAAGTCTCGGGCGACCTGGAAATGGGCGAGCGGATCGTCGCGCTGGGCGCCCATCTGTTGCGTGAAGGAGAAGCGGTGAGGCTGGCTCCGCCGGGCGATGTGAACGTCGCGGGGAATCGCCCATGA
- a CDS encoding efflux RND transporter permease subunit → MSFNLSALAVRERSITVFLLLLIAVAGVLAFFQLGRAEDPPFTVKQLTVITAWPGATAQEMQDQVAEPLEKRLQELKWYDRTETYTRPGLAFTMVSLVDRTPPSQVQEEFYQARKKLADEAIKLPAGVIGPMVNDEFSDVTFALFALKAKGEPQRLLVRDAEALRQRLLHVPGVKKVNIIGEQPERIFVSFSHDRLATLGVSPQEIFAALNSQNMLTPAGSIETAGPQVFLRLDGAFDKLQKIRDTPISVLGRSLKLSDVATVERGYEDPATFLVRNGGEEALLLGVIMREGWNGLDLGKALDAETNSINEGMPLGMTLSKVTDQSVNIDSAVGEFMVKFFVALLVVMIVCFVSMGWRVGVVVAAAVPLTLAVVFVVMAATGKNFDRITLGSLILALGLLVDDAIIAIEMMVVKMEEGYDRIKASAYAWSHTAAPMLSGTLVTAIGFMPNGFAQSTAGEYTSNMFWIVGIALIASWVVAVAFTPYLGVKLLPDIKQVEGGHAAIYNTRHYNRFRRVLTRVIARKWWVAGTVIATFVVAILGMSLVKKQFFPTSDRPEVLVEVQMPYGTSIEQTSATVAKVEAWLQKQDEAKIVTAYIGQGAPRFYLAMAPELPDPSFAKIVVLTDSQQSREALKFRLREAVAEGLAPEARVRVTQLVFGPYSPFPVAYRVMGPDPAKLREIASQVQDVMQASPLMRTVNTDWGPRVPTLHFNLDQDRLQAVGLTSNAVAQQLQFLLAGVPITAVREDIRSVQVVGRAAGDIRLDPAKIEGFTLVGATGQRIPLSQVGEVDVRMEDPILRRRDRTPTMTVRGDIDEGLQPPDVSSAIFKQLQPVIDRLPSGYRIEQAGAIEESGKAGKAIVPLVPIMVAMTLLIIILQVRSVSAMIMVFLTAPLGLIGVVPTLLIFNQPFGINALVGLIALSGILMRNTLILIGQIHQNDKEGLDPFHAVIEATVQRARPVLLTALAAILAFIPLTHSVFWGTLAYTLIGGTLVGTIMTLVFLPAMYSIWFKIRPETKRAS, encoded by the coding sequence ATGAGCTTCAACCTTTCGGCGCTCGCCGTCCGCGAGCGCTCCATTACCGTGTTCTTGCTGTTGCTGATCGCTGTCGCGGGCGTCCTGGCCTTCTTCCAGCTTGGGCGCGCCGAGGATCCACCGTTCACAGTCAAGCAACTGACGGTGATTACCGCATGGCCGGGCGCGACGGCCCAGGAGATGCAGGACCAGGTCGCCGAGCCGCTGGAGAAACGCCTGCAAGAACTGAAGTGGTACGACCGCACGGAAACTTATACCCGCCCGGGGCTGGCGTTCACCATGGTATCGCTGGTCGACCGCACGCCACCGTCGCAGGTGCAGGAAGAGTTTTATCAGGCGCGCAAGAAGCTCGCCGACGAGGCTATCAAACTACCGGCCGGTGTCATCGGGCCGATGGTCAACGATGAGTTCTCCGATGTGACCTTTGCCTTGTTTGCCCTCAAAGCCAAGGGCGAACCGCAGCGACTGCTGGTCCGCGACGCCGAGGCGTTGCGCCAACGGCTGCTGCATGTTCCGGGCGTGAAGAAGGTCAACATCATCGGCGAGCAGCCCGAACGGATCTTCGTGTCTTTTTCCCATGATCGGCTGGCGACGCTGGGCGTTTCGCCCCAAGAGATTTTCGCCGCCCTGAACAGCCAGAATATGCTCACGCCCGCCGGCTCGATCGAAACCGCCGGGCCTCAGGTCTTCCTGCGCCTGGATGGTGCCTTCGACAAGCTGCAGAAAATTCGTGATACGCCCATTTCAGTCCTGGGACGCTCGCTGAAGCTTTCGGACGTGGCGACCGTCGAGCGCGGTTATGAAGACCCGGCCACGTTCCTGGTGCGCAACGGCGGCGAAGAGGCGCTGTTGTTGGGTGTGATCATGCGCGAGGGCTGGAATGGCCTGGACCTGGGCAAAGCGCTGGACGCGGAGACGAACTCGATCAACGAGGGCATGCCGCTGGGCATGACGCTGAGCAAGGTCACCGACCAGTCAGTGAACATCGACTCGGCCGTCGGTGAGTTCATGGTCAAGTTTTTCGTCGCGCTGTTGGTGGTGATGATCGTGTGTTTTGTCAGCATGGGCTGGCGCGTCGGTGTGGTGGTCGCGGCGGCGGTACCGCTGACGCTGGCCGTGGTGTTCGTGGTCATGGCCGCCACCGGCAAGAACTTCGACCGCATTACCCTTGGTTCGCTGATCCTCGCGCTCGGGCTGCTGGTGGACGATGCGATCATCGCTATCGAAATGATGGTGGTGAAAATGGAGGAGGGCTACGACCGGATCAAAGCCTCGGCCTACGCCTGGAGTCATACGGCTGCGCCGATGCTGTCCGGCACGCTGGTGACCGCCATCGGCTTCATGCCCAACGGCTTCGCGCAATCGACCGCTGGCGAATACACCAGCAACATGTTCTGGATCGTCGGCATTGCACTGATCGCTTCCTGGGTGGTCGCGGTGGCGTTCACGCCGTACCTGGGCGTGAAACTGTTGCCGGACATCAAACAGGTCGAAGGTGGCCACGCGGCCATTTACAACACCCGCCATTACAACCGCTTTCGTCGGGTACTGACGCGGGTCATTGCGCGCAAATGGTGGGTGGCCGGTACCGTGATCGCGACATTCGTGGTGGCGATCCTCGGCATGAGCCTGGTGAAGAAGCAGTTCTTCCCCACCTCGGATCGGCCAGAGGTGCTGGTGGAAGTGCAGATGCCCTATGGCACGTCCATCGAGCAGACCAGCGCCACCGTCGCCAAGGTTGAAGCCTGGCTACAAAAACAGGACGAGGCCAAGATCGTTACCGCCTACATCGGCCAAGGCGCACCGCGCTTTTACCTGGCGATGGCGCCGGAACTGCCCGATCCGTCTTTCGCCAAGATCGTCGTGCTGACGGACAGCCAGCAATCGCGCGAAGCCCTCAAGTTCCGTCTCCGTGAAGCGGTCGCCGAAGGGCTTGCACCGGAAGCGCGCGTGAGGGTGACCCAACTGGTGTTCGGCCCGTATTCGCCGTTCCCGGTGGCGTATCGCGTGATGGGGCCTGACCCGGCGAAACTGCGCGAGATCGCCAGCCAGGTCCAGGACGTCATGCAGGCGAGCCCGTTGATGCGGACCGTCAACACCGACTGGGGACCGCGGGTGCCAACCCTGCATTTCAATTTGGATCAGGACCGTTTGCAGGCCGTGGGGCTGACCTCCAACGCGGTTGCGCAGCAGTTGCAGTTCCTCCTCGCAGGGGTGCCGATCACGGCGGTCCGCGAAGACATTCGGTCGGTGCAGGTGGTCGGTCGCGCCGCCGGGGATATTCGTCTGGATCCCGCCAAGATAGAAGGCTTCACCCTGGTGGGCGCGACGGGACAGCGGATCCCGCTGTCCCAGGTCGGCGAGGTGGATGTGCGCATGGAGGACCCGATCCTGCGCCGTCGTGATCGCACACCCACCATGACCGTGCGCGGCGATATCGATGAAGGCCTGCAACCGCCGGACGTTTCCAGTGCTATTTTCAAGCAACTGCAACCGGTCATCGACAGGCTGCCCAGCGGCTACCGGATCGAGCAAGCGGGGGCCATCGAAGAATCGGGCAAGGCCGGCAAGGCCATCGTCCCGTTGGTTCCGATCATGGTCGCAATGACGCTGCTGATCATCATCCTGCAAGTCCGTTCGGTCTCGGCGATGATCATGGTGTTCCTCACCGCACCGCTGGGTTTGATCGGCGTGGTGCCGACCCTGCTAATCTTCAACCAGCCGTTTGGTATCAACGCGCTGGTCGGCCTGATCGCCTTGTCGGGCATTCTGATGCGCAATACGTTGATCCTGATCGGGCAGATCCATCAGAACGACAAGGAAGGTCTCGATCCGTTCCACGCGGTGATCGAGGCCACGGTGCAACGGGCCCGTCCGGTGCTGCTCACGGCACTGGCGGCAATCCTCGCGTTCATTCCGCTGACCCATTCGGTGTTCTGGGGGACGCTGGCCTACACACTGATCGGCGGCACGCTCGTCGGCACCATCATGACGCTGGTGTTCCTGCCGGCGATGTATTCCATCTGGTTCAAGATCCGTCCTGAGACGAAGAGGGCTTCATGA